Proteins encoded within one genomic window of Desulfuromonadaceae bacterium:
- a CDS encoding PLP-dependent aspartate aminotransferase family protein, whose product MMAKQALTAESRLVQLGVGRDERTGAISVPIHPSATFRHPGVGESTGYDYTRSGNPTRDILEAGLAELEGGSRGLAFSSGMAALTTLFLHFAKGDHLIVSEDLYGGTYRVLEQIFADFGLSASYVDSRDLEQVAAAIRPATRAMLIETPGNPLLGIADLRGLAALCRQHQLLLVVDNTFLTPVLQRPLELGADIVVHSATKYLAGHNDLCAGALVAKDPALGERLYFLQNSTGAILSPQDCWLLIRSLKTLNLRLERQCASAQKVAEWLLRHPKVTAVYYPGLPTHPGHALQRSQADGFGGMLSFRVTDQATAHRLLKRLQLISFAESLGGVESLMTLPAEQTHGDIPEPERQRLGICAALLRLSVGIETVEDIIADLEQALRD is encoded by the coding sequence ATGATGGCAAAACAGGCATTAACGGCGGAGAGTCGCCTGGTCCAGCTTGGGGTCGGACGGGACGAGCGTACCGGCGCGATCAGCGTGCCGATCCACCCCAGCGCAACCTTTCGGCACCCCGGCGTCGGCGAATCAACCGGTTACGATTACACCCGTTCCGGCAATCCGACGCGGGATATTCTCGAAGCGGGGTTGGCGGAACTGGAAGGGGGCAGTCGCGGACTGGCGTTTTCTTCCGGCATGGCGGCACTGACCACCCTCTTTCTGCATTTTGCCAAAGGCGACCATCTGATCGTCTCCGAGGATCTCTACGGCGGCACCTACCGGGTGCTGGAGCAGATCTTTGCCGACTTTGGCCTGAGTGCCAGCTACGTCGACAGCCGCGATCTGGAGCAGGTGGCGGCGGCGATCAGACCCGCCACCCGCGCGATGCTGATCGAAACCCCCGGCAATCCGCTCCTCGGCATCGCCGATCTGCGCGGGCTGGCGGCGCTCTGTCGTCAACACCAGCTGCTGCTGGTGGTCGACAACACCTTCTTGACGCCGGTGCTGCAACGCCCCCTGGAACTCGGTGCCGACATCGTCGTCCACTCGGCGACCAAATATCTCGCCGGACACAACGATCTCTGTGCCGGGGCGCTGGTCGCCAAAGATCCAGCTCTGGGGGAGCGGCTCTACTTTTTGCAGAACTCCACCGGCGCGATCCTCTCCCCGCAGGACTGCTGGCTGCTGATTCGCAGCCTCAAAACCCTCAACCTGCGTCTCGAACGCCAGTGCGCCAGCGCGCAAAAAGTGGCCGAGTGGCTGCTGCGACATCCCAAGGTCACGGCGGTCTACTATCCCGGCCTGCCAACCCATCCCGGCCACGCCTTGCAACGGTCGCAAGCCGACGGTTTTGGTGGTATGCTCTCCTTTCGGGTGACTGATCAGGCCACCGCCCACCGGCTGCTGAAACGGCTACAGTTGATTTCCTTCGCTGAAAGTCTCGGCGGAGTCGAATCGCTGATGACGTTGCCGGCGGAACAGACCCACGGCGATATTCCGGAGCCGGAGCGCCAGCGTCTCGGCATCTGTGCCGCGCTGCTGCGGCTGTCGGTGGGGATCGAGACAGTTGAGGATATCATTGCCGATCTGGAGCAGGCCCTTAGAGACTGA
- a CDS encoding PLP-dependent aspartate aminotransferase family protein: MTTKKYAAATLLVHQGRDRDPATGASAIPIYQASTYHHTDGVPGEYDYSRCGNPSRDQVEEAIALLEGGVRGFACASGMAAIGSALSLLKAGDHLIAPEDLYGGSYRYLTQILPTQGIEVTFVNTAELAQIKAALRSNTRGIFLETPSNPLFNITDLRAVAALARERKLLTFLDNTFMTPLLQRTLDLGIDVAIHSATKFLGGHSDLLAGLVTTADEGLARQLKTFQNSFGAVLGPFDCFLLARGIKTLKLRLEAGQHNADVLAARLAEHPAVSRVYYPGLADFPGRERHLSQACGAGAVLSFELRDATCVKPLLARVKLPIIAPSLGGVETILTHCWSMSHAAMPAELKTRLGIGPGLLRISAGIEDVEDLWEDLAAGLAAD, translated from the coding sequence ATGACGACAAAAAAATACGCCGCCGCCACCCTCCTCGTCCATCAGGGGCGCGACCGAGACCCGGCCACCGGTGCGTCAGCAATTCCGATCTATCAGGCGTCGACCTACCATCATACCGATGGTGTGCCGGGCGAATACGATTATTCGCGCTGCGGCAACCCGAGCCGTGATCAGGTCGAAGAGGCGATCGCCCTGCTCGAAGGCGGGGTGCGCGGTTTTGCCTGCGCCTCAGGAATGGCGGCGATCGGCAGCGCCCTGTCGTTGCTCAAGGCGGGTGATCATCTGATCGCCCCCGAGGATCTTTACGGCGGCTCCTACCGCTACCTGACCCAGATCCTGCCGACCCAGGGGATCGAGGTGACCTTTGTCAACACGGCCGAACTGGCCCAGATCAAGGCGGCGCTGCGCTCCAACACCCGCGGCATTTTTCTGGAGACGCCGTCGAACCCGCTCTTCAATATCACCGACCTGCGCGCGGTGGCGGCGCTGGCGCGTGAGCGTAAGCTGCTGACCTTCCTTGACAATACCTTCATGACCCCGCTGCTGCAACGCACCCTCGATCTCGGTATCGATGTGGCGATTCACAGTGCGACCAAGTTTCTCGGCGGCCACAGCGATCTGCTCGCCGGGCTGGTGACCACCGCCGACGAAGGGCTGGCGCGACAGCTGAAAACCTTCCAGAATTCTTTCGGCGCCGTTCTCGGCCCCTTCGATTGTTTTTTGCTGGCGCGTGGCATCAAGACCCTCAAATTGCGCCTGGAGGCGGGGCAGCACAACGCCGATGTCCTCGCCGCACGGCTGGCGGAACATCCGGCGGTCAGCCGCGTCTACTATCCGGGGTTGGCCGATTTTCCCGGCCGCGAGCGGCACCTCTCCCAGGCCTGCGGCGCGGGGGCGGTGCTCTCTTTCGAACTGCGCGACGCCACCTGCGTCAAGCCGTTGCTGGCACGGGTCAAGTTGCCGATCATCGCCCCGAGCCTCGGTGGCGTTGAAACGATCCTCACCCACTGCTGGTCGATGTCGCACGCGGCGATGCCCGCCGAGCTTAAAACCCGCCTCGGTATCGGGCCGGGATTGTTGCGCATCTCCGCCGGGATCGAGGATGTCGAAGATCTCTGGGAAGATCTGGCGGCGGGGTTGGCGGCGGACTGA
- the wrbA gene encoding NAD(P)H:quinone oxidoreductase, which yields MTKILVLYYSMYGHIETMAQEIAAGARCVEGVEVTVKRVPDLMSAEVARKAGAKLDQVAPLATVDELPNYDAIIFGTPTRFGNMCAQMRNFLDQTGPLWAGGKLIGKVGSVFISTATQHGGQETTITSFHTTLLHHGMIIVGVPYSCQELVNMSEISGGTPYGASTLAAADGSRQPTENELKIARFQGRHVAEVAKKHSA from the coding sequence ATGACAAAAATTCTTGTTCTATACTACAGCATGTATGGTCACATTGAGACCATGGCACAAGAGATCGCTGCTGGCGCACGTTGCGTCGAGGGGGTTGAGGTTACCGTCAAGCGGGTGCCCGATCTCATGTCGGCAGAGGTGGCACGCAAGGCCGGGGCGAAGCTTGATCAGGTCGCCCCGCTCGCGACCGTGGACGAACTGCCGAACTATGATGCCATTATTTTTGGCACGCCGACACGTTTTGGCAACATGTGTGCGCAGATGCGTAACTTTCTTGATCAGACCGGCCCGTTGTGGGCTGGCGGAAAGCTGATCGGCAAGGTAGGGAGTGTGTTCATCTCCACGGCCACGCAGCACGGTGGCCAGGAAACCACCATCACCTCATTTCATACCACCTTGTTGCATCACGGCATGATCATTGTCGGGGTTCCCTACTCCTGCCAGGAGCTTGTGAATATGAGCGAAATCAGCGGCGGAACACCCTATGGGGCGAGTACCCTTGCCGCTGCCGACGGAAGTCGTCAGCCGACGGAAAATGAATTGAAAATTGCCCGTTTCCAGGGGCGCCACGTCGCCGAGGTGGCGAAGAAGCACTCCGCTTGA
- a CDS encoding cache domain-containing protein, with amino-acid sequence MKNLKLSSKIFVLCFALVTIFVVFFGWFYLNEEQNLLSAKKDEVKHVVETAWGVVAYYSEISASGVLSEAEAQQQALAALNVLRFDGENYFWINDLSPTMLMHPYSKKLVGQSLQDYADPNGKRLFVEMSSVARQHGEGFVDYVWNKPGQQKASNKISFVKLYPQWGWIVGAGLYLDDIEAELAKTLRLALGLLGVAIGIAIVCTVLFSRSLTRPMNDVVVMMTALGQGDLGKRLELQRRDEIGALAVAINGFADNMRDEVLAAFKALAAGDFTFNAQGVIKEPLAQANAALNQLMRQINYAAEQIVSGSEQIADGSQALSQGAAEQASSLEEVSSSMTEMSSQTRQSAENAAQASTLSSDTKNAAERGNAQMKQMVVAMNEINQSGQNISRIIKTIDEIAFQTNLLALNAAVEAARAGQHGKGFAVVAEEVRNLAARSAAAARETADLIEGSVAKTANGTEIAEQTADALEEILRRVLKVTDLVAEIAAASNEQAQGIAQISLGLGQIDQVTQQNTANAEESAAAAEELSGQAAELRQMLAGFKLHLQGQNAGSVQRSVAGSRGDGRPGGYGGNFTGAPAMSKGKPTIALNDREFDRY; translated from the coding sequence ATGAAGAATCTGAAATTAAGCTCCAAAATTTTTGTTCTGTGCTTTGCCCTGGTGACGATCTTTGTCGTCTTTTTTGGCTGGTTTTATTTAAATGAAGAACAGAATTTGTTGTCGGCAAAAAAGGATGAAGTCAAGCACGTTGTCGAAACTGCGTGGGGGGTGGTTGCTTATTATTCAGAAATTTCCGCCAGCGGAGTGCTGTCAGAAGCAGAGGCACAACAGCAGGCGCTGGCAGCACTCAACGTGTTGCGTTTTGACGGGGAGAATTACTTCTGGATCAATGACCTCTCGCCCACCATGTTGATGCACCCCTATAGTAAAAAACTGGTTGGCCAGAGTCTGCAAGACTATGCCGATCCAAACGGCAAACGCTTGTTTGTGGAGATGAGTTCGGTTGCCCGGCAGCATGGCGAAGGGTTTGTCGACTATGTGTGGAATAAACCGGGGCAACAGAAGGCGAGTAACAAGATATCATTTGTCAAACTCTATCCGCAGTGGGGGTGGATTGTCGGTGCCGGGCTTTATCTTGACGATATCGAAGCCGAGCTTGCCAAAACATTGCGTCTGGCTCTGGGGTTGCTGGGGGTGGCGATTGGTATTGCAATTGTTTGCACGGTGCTGTTTTCCCGCAGTTTGACGCGCCCGATGAATGACGTTGTGGTCATGATGACCGCGTTGGGACAAGGTGATTTGGGCAAGCGGCTGGAGCTGCAACGGCGCGATGAAATCGGTGCGCTTGCCGTCGCCATCAACGGTTTTGCTGACAATATGCGCGATGAAGTGCTGGCGGCATTCAAAGCTTTGGCAGCGGGGGACTTTACCTTCAACGCGCAAGGCGTCATCAAGGAACCGCTGGCTCAGGCCAATGCTGCGCTGAATCAGTTGATGAGACAAATCAATTATGCCGCAGAGCAGATCGTCTCGGGGAGTGAACAGATTGCCGACGGCAGTCAGGCCCTCTCGCAAGGGGCTGCTGAGCAGGCAAGTTCCCTTGAAGAAGTCAGCAGTTCGATGACCGAAATGAGCAGTCAAACCAGGCAGAGTGCTGAAAATGCCGCACAGGCGAGTACGCTGTCAAGTGATACAAAAAATGCCGCCGAACGGGGCAATGCCCAAATGAAGCAGATGGTCGTGGCCATGAACGAAATCAATCAATCGGGACAGAATATCTCCCGGATCATCAAAACTATTGACGAAATTGCCTTTCAGACCAACCTGCTGGCGCTTAACGCCGCCGTTGAAGCTGCCCGCGCCGGGCAACATGGCAAAGGATTTGCCGTTGTTGCCGAAGAGGTGCGTAATCTTGCCGCGCGCAGTGCCGCCGCCGCTCGCGAAACGGCTGATTTAATTGAAGGGTCGGTGGCAAAAACCGCCAATGGGACTGAAATTGCCGAGCAGACCGCGGATGCGCTGGAAGAAATCCTGCGACGAGTGCTCAAGGTCACCGATCTGGTTGCCGAAATCGCCGCCGCCAGCAACGAGCAGGCGCAGGGGATCGCGCAAATTTCTCTGGGGCTGGGGCAGATCGATCAGGTCACCCAGCAGAATACCGCCAACGCTGAAGAGAGCGCCGCCGCTGCCGAAGAACTCTCCGGGCAGGCCGCTGAATTGCGGCAGATGCTGGCCGGTTTCAAACTTCATTTGCAGGGGCAAAATGCCGGTTCGGTGCAGCGCTCGGTCGCCGGGAGTCGGGGGGATGGACGTCCTGGTGGCTATGGTGGAAACTTCACCGGCGCGCCAGCGATGAGCAAGGGCAAGCCGACCATCGCACTCAATGATCGTGAGTTTGACAGGTACTAA
- a CDS encoding acyl-CoA thioesterase has product MNESACDSVPVELRFADLDAYGHVNNAVYFTFLETARTKLFHDRFIEFMDQSLLFLVVKAECEYKLPIDLRDTLIVSLEVVRVGNSSFDIDYTLHNGSGKTFAHAKTVMVCYDARAQKPVRAPASFKQQLLSAC; this is encoded by the coding sequence ATGAACGAGTCTGCCTGCGATTCCGTACCGGTCGAGTTACGTTTTGCCGATCTTGATGCCTACGGTCATGTCAACAATGCCGTCTATTTCACGTTTCTGGAGACGGCACGAACCAAATTGTTTCACGACCGCTTCATCGAATTCATGGATCAGTCATTGCTCTTTCTGGTGGTCAAGGCCGAGTGTGAATACAAACTTCCGATCGACCTGCGGGATACCCTGATCGTGTCGCTGGAGGTGGTACGGGTGGGTAATTCGAGTTTCGATATCGACTACACGTTGCACAATGGCAGCGGCAAAACCTTCGCCCACGCCAAAACGGTGATGGTCTGTTACGACGCTCGGGCGCAAAAGCCGGTGCGTGCCCCGGCGAGTTTCAAACAACAACTCTTGTCCGCCTGTTAG
- a CDS encoding MerR family transcriptional regulator — MGLSKRVGSGARLYNREDIRRLKFVLKLKELGIGLKEMQELAENFDTHNQVFDNQQSQFTTITRKLLEILDLHSHKVDEKISKLSSLRKDIVDYRARISASLKEQNS, encoded by the coding sequence ATGGGTTTGTCAAAACGGGTCGGTAGCGGTGCAAGACTTTACAACCGCGAGGATATCCGTCGGCTGAAGTTCGTCCTCAAACTTAAGGAGCTCGGCATCGGCCTGAAGGAAATGCAGGAACTGGCCGAAAACTTCGACACCCATAATCAGGTGTTCGATAACCAGCAGTCTCAATTCACCACCATCACCCGCAAACTTCTCGAAATTCTCGATCTGCATAGCCACAAAGTCGATGAAAAAATATCGAAACTTTCGTCGCTGCGTAAAGACATTGTCGACTACCGTGCCCGCATATCAGCCTCTTTAAAGGAGCAGAATTCATGA